Proteins encoded by one window of Halorussus vallis:
- a CDS encoding ArdC-like ssDNA-binding domain-containing protein, translating to MATTSDSSVSFKETDTRHDEMHSTIEAWIDDLVDHVDDAQASDEFQEWLDVQSRFHDYSHRNTLLINLQCPEATKVAGYNTWRNEFDRHVQEGESAIWIWAPIITKQCPECENSPSYHEQSDCEYDETSPDEWSKGLVGFKPTSVFDVSQTEGEPIPELETEATGDADDLVPTLTDAAADIGVTVRIVDAAEWEHGDAKGVCKYRSTRDLQPVVEAKARTNQADLAVTLIHEYAHALLHADVTDEAERAKREVEAEAVAYIVGRYFDLDTSGSAFYVAAWQGDEPDVIQDRLGRISSTAQEIIGKIVED from the coding sequence ATGGCTACGACCAGTGACTCATCGGTCTCGTTCAAGGAGACCGACACGCGACACGACGAGATGCACAGTACCATCGAAGCGTGGATCGACGACCTCGTCGACCACGTCGACGATGCGCAGGCCAGCGATGAATTCCAGGAGTGGCTCGACGTCCAGAGTCGGTTCCACGACTACTCCCACCGAAACACCCTCCTCATCAATCTTCAGTGTCCCGAGGCGACGAAGGTCGCGGGGTACAACACCTGGCGGAATGAGTTCGACCGGCACGTCCAGGAAGGCGAGTCAGCCATCTGGATTTGGGCCCCGATCATCACCAAGCAGTGTCCTGAATGCGAGAACTCGCCTAGCTACCACGAGCAAAGTGACTGTGAATACGACGAAACGTCGCCGGACGAGTGGTCGAAAGGGCTTGTCGGCTTCAAACCCACGTCTGTCTTCGACGTGTCCCAGACCGAAGGTGAGCCGATCCCCGAACTGGAAACCGAGGCAACTGGGGACGCCGACGATCTCGTGCCTACACTCACGGACGCAGCCGCTGATATCGGCGTGACGGTCCGTATCGTCGACGCTGCCGAGTGGGAGCATGGCGACGCAAAGGGCGTCTGCAAATACCGGAGTACGCGTGATCTCCAACCAGTCGTCGAGGCGAAAGCCCGCACGAATCAGGCTGATCTCGCCGTGACACTCATCCACGAGTACGCCCACGCACTCCTCCACGCAGACGTCACCGACGAGGCTGAACGGGCGAAACGCGAGGTCGAAGCGGAAGCCGTCGCGTACATCGTCGGGCGGTATTTCGATCTGGATACGAGCGGATCCGCGTTCTACGTGGCCGCGTGGCAGGGCGATGAGCCGGACGTGATTCAGGATCGTCTCGGTCGGAT